From one Streptomyces sp. CA-210063 genomic stretch:
- a CDS encoding phytoene desaturase family protein — protein sequence MARIAVIGAGLGAMAAAARLAVAGHRVVVYERTSTYGGALGRFERDGFAFDTGPGLLPLPAVHRDLFLKTGKEPLEKCVDLVQVDPAARHVFADGTALSLPNASRAGVVAALNTALGPGTGDRWGDFLVRAREAWDRTRRPLLEEPLRPDWRVLAEREPYPSVPHKRLLRTRRARTLAEIGEWELRDPRLTALLESHALAYGLDPRNIPASAAVLPYMEHAFGSWYVRGGIRELARALYERCLARKVEFVFDAEVTGIVEKDGRAAGVELAAEVDTGDRAVTEADHVVAGIDPVRLGGLTERDLQGDGDVRPDLESPRPGRLTVLLALRGTREAGAAHRTVVHAPDRTAELDFLSGLSDTDDPVPLTVTVLRPDDPALRPDEEHESVVVSAAVPTDIDWAAGDVAERCAELLVTAAEAAVPGLRERLLWREVRTPADTARETGAEGGAIPAPALAAADGRFLHPSNAARFPGLYLVGGWSHPGGGLPHAGMSGALVAGLIVEGPDFRGSQ from the coding sequence ATGGCAAGGATTGCGGTGATCGGCGCCGGGCTCGGCGCCATGGCGGCCGCCGCCCGGCTGGCCGTCGCGGGCCACCGGGTGGTGGTGTACGAGCGCACGTCGACCTACGGCGGCGCGCTGGGCCGGTTCGAGCGCGACGGCTTCGCGTTCGACACCGGACCCGGACTGCTGCCGCTGCCCGCCGTCCACCGCGATCTGTTCCTCAAGACCGGCAAGGAGCCGCTGGAGAAGTGCGTCGACCTGGTCCAGGTGGACCCGGCGGCCCGGCACGTCTTCGCGGACGGCACGGCCCTGTCGCTGCCGAACGCCTCACGCGCGGGCGTCGTCGCCGCCCTGAACACCGCGCTCGGGCCGGGGACCGGCGACCGCTGGGGCGACTTCCTGGTGCGGGCCCGGGAGGCCTGGGACCGCACACGGCGGCCCCTCCTGGAGGAGCCGCTGCGGCCCGACTGGCGGGTCCTCGCCGAGCGCGAGCCGTACCCCTCCGTGCCCCACAAGCGGCTGCTGCGCACCCGCCGTGCCCGCACCCTCGCCGAGATCGGGGAGTGGGAGCTGCGCGACCCCCGGCTGACAGCTCTGCTGGAGAGCCACGCCCTCGCGTACGGCCTGGACCCCCGGAACATCCCGGCGAGCGCGGCGGTCCTGCCGTACATGGAGCACGCCTTCGGGAGCTGGTACGTCCGGGGCGGCATACGGGAGTTGGCGCGGGCGCTGTACGAGCGGTGCCTGGCCCGCAAGGTCGAGTTCGTCTTCGACGCCGAAGTCACCGGGATCGTGGAGAAGGACGGCAGGGCGGCCGGTGTGGAGCTGGCGGCCGAGGTGGACACCGGGGACCGGGCGGTGACGGAGGCGGACCACGTCGTCGCGGGCATCGATCCGGTACGGCTCGGCGGCCTGACGGAGCGTGACCTCCAGGGCGACGGCGACGTACGGCCGGACCTGGAGTCGCCGCGGCCCGGCCGGCTGACCGTGCTGCTGGCCCTGCGCGGGACCCGTGAGGCCGGCGCGGCACACCGCACGGTCGTGCACGCGCCCGACCGGACCGCCGAGTTGGACTTTCTGAGCGGTCTGAGCGACACCGACGACCCGGTGCCGCTCACGGTGACCGTGCTGCGGCCGGACGACCCCGCGCTGCGCCCGGACGAGGAGCACGAGTCCGTGGTCGTGTCGGCGGCGGTGCCGACCGACATCGACTGGGCGGCGGGCGATGTCGCCGAGCGGTGCGCGGAGTTGCTCGTCACCGCCGCCGAGGCCGCCGTGCCCGGCCTGCGGGAGCGGCTCCTCTGGCGCGAGGTGCGCACCCCGGCCGACACGGCCCGGGAGACGGGTGCCGAGGGGGGCGCCATCCCCGCACCGGCGCTCGCCGCGGCCGACGGCCGTTTCCTGCACCCGTCCAACGCGGCCCGTTTCCCGGGGCTGTACCTGGTCGGTGGCTGGTCCCACCCCGGCGGCGGCCTCCCGCACGCCGGGATGTCGGGCGCGCTCGTGGCCGGACTGATCGTGGAGGGACCGGACTTCCGCGGCTCCCAGTGA
- a CDS encoding TetR/AcrR family transcriptional regulator, producing MESSNAPGGAGGGRREATRQKLYEAAVTLIAEQGFSATTVDEIAERAGVAKGTVYYNFASKSVLFEELLRHGVGLLTASLREAAERTEKEGGTKVDSLDAMIRAGLVFIDRYPSFTQLYVAELWRTNRAWQSTLMVVRQEAVAVVEDVLRAAVEGGELSDEIDVGLTASALVGMVLVAALDWQAFQPERSLDDVHAALSRLLQGRVSGNR from the coding sequence ATGGAAAGCAGCAACGCCCCCGGCGGCGCAGGCGGGGGCCGCCGCGAGGCGACCCGGCAGAAACTCTACGAAGCGGCCGTCACCCTCATCGCGGAGCAGGGGTTCTCCGCCACCACGGTGGACGAGATCGCCGAGCGCGCCGGCGTCGCCAAGGGCACGGTCTACTACAACTTCGCGAGCAAGTCGGTTCTCTTCGAGGAGCTGCTGCGGCACGGCGTGGGACTCCTCACCGCCTCGCTCCGGGAGGCGGCCGAGCGGACCGAGAAGGAGGGCGGCACCAAGGTCGACTCCCTGGACGCGATGATCCGGGCCGGGCTCGTCTTCATCGACCGCTACCCGTCCTTCACCCAGCTCTACGTGGCCGAACTGTGGCGCACCAACCGGGCCTGGCAGTCCACGCTGATGGTCGTCCGGCAGGAGGCGGTCGCGGTCGTCGAGGACGTGCTCCGCGCGGCTGTCGAGGGGGGCGAGCTGAGCGACGAGATCGATGTCGGACTGACGGCGTCGGCCCTGGTCGGCATGGTCCTGGTGGCCGCCCTGGACTGGCAGGCGTTCCAGCCGGAGCGCTCCCTGGACGACGTCCACGCGGCGCTGTCCCGGCTGCTCCAGGGCCGGGTGAGCGGGAACCGCTAG
- a CDS encoding YhgE/Pip domain-containing protein, with protein MRSPKLAALELRRFGRGKLPRAALVSLLLLPLLYGALYLWSFWDPYGRLDRIPVALVNDDKGASVGKQKLTAGDDIAQGLRDSDTFEWHRVSAAEAREGVEDGTYYLSLTMPKDFSRRIASSSGDSPETGALQVRTNDANNYIVGQISRTVFSEVRTAASTKASRSFLDRIFISFSDIHEETEKAADGADDLKGGIDKAEKGSKDLADGLKEAKEGSGELSGGLKDLDEGAGDLEDGAQQVADGTRKLADKVGGVADRVRPFLDENGDTIADTATLVADSAATIRGHLDAFVKTAPAAETGTRAASDTLDDVYERRCEEAVLPDAACADLKKAKDAAAQAAVLAKDVNTVVKNYDGDMKAFDKDLETLEKQARALAKAAPTLSEDLDNAVTKVNALNKGAAEVAKGAKTLHTGLGTAKTGAEDLDTGVGDLKSGAVDLKGGMYKLADGSGKLAGGLHDGAEQIPDYDEQDRDRRTEVMADPVQLATRDLHKAPNYGTGFAPYFIPLSLWVGAMVAYMLIQPLNRRALAAGASAWRITLAGWLPVAALGVLQTVALMAVLHWAVGLEMVRAAGTVGFLFLVTACFAAIVQWLNARFGAAGRILVLAFLMLQLTSAGGTYPVQTSPDFFNAVHPFLPMSHVVDALRRLITGGGLGPVRQACAVLVAFTVGALALTALSARRKQVWTLDRLHPELSL; from the coding sequence ATGCGCTCGCCGAAACTCGCCGCGCTTGAGCTCAGGCGGTTCGGCCGGGGGAAGCTGCCGCGGGCCGCGCTGGTCTCGCTCCTGCTGCTGCCGTTGCTGTACGGCGCCCTGTACCTGTGGTCCTTCTGGGACCCGTACGGCCGTCTCGACCGTATCCCCGTGGCGTTGGTGAACGACGACAAGGGGGCGTCGGTCGGCAAGCAGAAGCTGACGGCCGGGGACGACATCGCGCAGGGGCTGCGGGACAGCGACACCTTCGAGTGGCACCGGGTGAGCGCCGCCGAGGCGCGTGAAGGCGTCGAGGACGGCACGTACTACTTGTCGCTGACCATGCCGAAGGACTTCAGCCGGCGGATCGCGTCGAGTTCCGGGGACTCCCCGGAGACGGGCGCCCTCCAGGTGCGCACGAACGACGCGAACAACTACATCGTCGGGCAGATCTCGCGGACGGTGTTCTCGGAGGTGCGGACGGCGGCTTCGACGAAGGCGTCACGGTCGTTCCTGGACCGGATCTTCATCTCCTTCTCGGACATCCACGAGGAGACCGAGAAGGCGGCGGACGGCGCCGACGATCTCAAGGGCGGCATCGACAAGGCGGAGAAGGGCTCCAAGGACCTCGCGGACGGGCTGAAGGAGGCCAAGGAGGGCAGCGGGGAACTGTCCGGCGGCCTGAAGGACCTGGACGAGGGCGCGGGCGATCTGGAGGACGGGGCCCAGCAGGTCGCGGACGGCACCCGGAAGCTCGCCGACAAGGTCGGCGGCGTGGCGGACCGCGTGCGGCCCTTCCTCGACGAGAACGGCGACACGATCGCCGACACCGCCACCCTGGTCGCCGACTCGGCGGCCACGATCCGGGGCCACCTCGACGCGTTCGTCAAGACGGCGCCGGCCGCCGAGACGGGCACCCGTGCCGCCTCCGACACCCTGGACGACGTCTACGAGCGGCGCTGCGAGGAGGCCGTACTGCCCGACGCGGCCTGCGCGGACCTGAAGAAGGCGAAGGACGCCGCGGCTCAGGCGGCGGTGCTCGCCAAGGACGTCAACACGGTGGTGAAGAACTACGACGGTGACATGAAGGCCTTCGACAAGGACCTGGAGACCCTGGAGAAGCAGGCCCGCGCCCTCGCGAAGGCGGCGCCCACCCTCTCCGAGGACCTCGACAACGCCGTCACCAAAGTGAACGCGCTCAACAAGGGCGCCGCCGAGGTCGCCAAGGGGGCCAAGACGCTGCACACGGGCCTCGGCACCGCCAAGACCGGCGCGGAGGACCTCGACACGGGCGTCGGCGATCTGAAGTCGGGCGCGGTGGACCTCAAGGGCGGCATGTACAAGCTGGCCGACGGCTCCGGGAAGCTCGCGGGCGGTCTGCACGACGGGGCCGAGCAGATCCCGGACTACGACGAGCAGGACCGCGACCGGCGCACCGAAGTGATGGCCGATCCGGTGCAGTTGGCCACCAGGGATCTGCACAAGGCGCCGAACTACGGCACCGGGTTCGCCCCGTACTTCATCCCGCTGTCCCTGTGGGTGGGCGCGATGGTGGCGTACATGCTGATCCAGCCGCTCAACCGGCGGGCTCTCGCGGCGGGTGCCTCGGCGTGGCGGATCACGCTGGCGGGCTGGCTGCCGGTGGCCGCGCTGGGTGTGCTGCAGACGGTCGCGCTGATGGCGGTGCTCCACTGGGCGGTCGGCCTGGAGATGGTGCGGGCGGCCGGGACGGTGGGCTTCCTGTTCCTGGTGACGGCGTGCTTCGCGGCGATCGTGCAGTGGCTCAACGCGCGCTTCGGGGCGGCGGGCCGGATCCTCGTCCTCGCCTTCCTGATGCTCCAGTTGACGTCCGCGGGCGGCACGTATCCCGTGCAGACCAGCCCGGACTTCTTCAACGCGGTCCACCCCTTCCTGCCGATGAGCCATGTCGTCGACGCCCTCAGGAGGCTCATCACGGGCGGCGGTCTGGGCCCCGTCCGGCAGGCGTGCGCGGTGCTGGTCGCCTTCACCGTCGGCGCCCTCGCGCTGACCGCCCTGTCCGCCCGTCGCAAGCAGGTGTGGACCCTGGACCGGCTGCACCCGGAGTTGAGTCTGTGA
- a CDS encoding ATP-binding cassette domain-containing protein, which produces MEEPRVADDAGPETVDGVAVDAEDFGLKGPRGWAFRGVGFGAEAGSLVAVEGPSGSGRTCLLLALTGRMKPSEGHATVGSLRLPKRMAAVRRISALAHVPGVTDLDPALTVGEHLRERALLQRRFDGSLRGLLRPGAERAAEAKLRVEAALAAAGLDRESLPKGSRTAVRDLDRLEALRLSIALALIGRPRLLGVDDTDLKLSDAERAEVWALLRSLTASGITVVAVCSEAPEGAVVVSTAPEKGTRARENAREAPSPEPAPAPAPAGSDQTDSDHHDDDKETTDALAETRRA; this is translated from the coding sequence ATGGAAGAGCCACGGGTGGCGGACGACGCCGGGCCGGAGACGGTCGACGGTGTGGCTGTCGATGCCGAGGACTTCGGGCTCAAGGGGCCGCGGGGCTGGGCGTTCCGGGGAGTCGGGTTCGGCGCGGAGGCCGGCTCGCTGGTGGCGGTCGAGGGGCCGTCCGGATCGGGCCGGACCTGTCTGCTGCTCGCGCTCACCGGGCGGATGAAGCCGAGCGAGGGCCACGCCACGGTCGGCTCCCTCCGGCTGCCGAAGCGGATGGCGGCCGTCCGCCGGATCAGCGCCCTCGCCCATGTCCCCGGTGTGACCGACCTCGACCCGGCCCTGACCGTCGGGGAGCACCTGCGTGAACGGGCGCTGCTGCAGCGGCGGTTCGACGGCTCCCTGCGCGGGCTGCTGCGCCCTGGGGCCGAGCGGGCCGCCGAGGCGAAGCTCCGCGTCGAGGCCGCCCTGGCCGCCGCCGGGCTCGACCGCGAGAGCCTGCCCAAGGGCTCCCGGACCGCCGTACGCGACCTGGACCGGCTGGAGGCCCTGCGGCTGTCCATCGCCCTCGCCCTCATCGGGCGGCCCCGGCTGCTCGGCGTCGACGACACCGACCTGAAGCTCTCCGACGCCGAACGGGCCGAGGTGTGGGCCCTGTTGAGGTCCCTCACGGCGTCCGGGATCACGGTGGTGGCGGTGTGCAGCGAGGCCCCGGAAGGTGCGGTCGTCGTGTCGACGGCGCCGGAGAAAGGCACACGCGCGCGTGAGAACGCCCGCGAAGCCCCCTCCCCTGAGCCCGCACCCGCCCCCGCCCCCGCCGGCAGCGACCAGACCGACAGCGACCACCACGACGACGACAAGGAGACGACCGATGCGCTCGCCGAAACTCGCCGCGCTTGA
- a CDS encoding SAV_6107 family HEPN domain-containing protein, whose product MASHPAAAANRRRATGPAPSLTGPASDVHPVLRRATAPPAALDLLAQARSGLDEASGLQTPNERYATAHLAALRTAAAVLAARGRPEPTPKRRAKIRSAWEVLPEIAPELAEWSALFASGAARRARAEAGIQGAASARDADDLIRDVAMFLRLVERMLVLQPVLPQPRQDDAPGVPDAG is encoded by the coding sequence ATGGCCAGCCACCCCGCAGCAGCCGCCAACCGGCGCCGCGCCACCGGCCCTGCCCCCTCACTGACCGGCCCGGCGAGCGACGTGCACCCCGTGCTGCGCCGGGCGACGGCCCCACCCGCCGCCCTCGACCTGCTCGCCCAGGCGCGCTCCGGACTCGACGAGGCGTCGGGGCTCCAGACGCCCAACGAGCGGTACGCCACCGCCCACCTGGCCGCCCTGCGCACCGCCGCCGCGGTGCTCGCCGCCCGGGGCCGCCCGGAGCCCACCCCGAAGCGCCGCGCCAAGATACGGAGCGCTTGGGAAGTGCTCCCCGAGATAGCGCCCGAACTCGCCGAGTGGAGCGCCCTGTTCGCCTCCGGCGCCGCCCGCCGGGCCCGTGCCGAGGCCGGCATACAGGGCGCGGCGAGCGCGCGTGACGCCGACGACCTCATACGCGACGTGGCGATGTTCCTGCGCCTCGTCGAGCGGATGCTGGTCCTCCAGCCGGTGCTGCCGCAGCCCCGGCAGGACGACGCCCCGGGAGTCCCGGACGCGGGCTGA
- a CDS encoding methyltransferase → MSDPMRPPVSHQHPQPTSLRSDPSRPRASLRTAVVWEVLQDALDRRVKATGRESLDVLDTGGGSGKFAVPVARLGHRVTVVDPSPNALFALERRAAEAGVADRVRGVQGDAHGLFDVVERGGYDAVLCHGVLEYVDDPAEGIGNAVAALRREGVLSLLAAGLGGAVLARALAGHFKEARQALDDPNGRWGEGDPVPHRFTAEQLTALVEGAGLEVAAVHGVRVFADLVPGVLVDTEPGALDALLKLEAAAAELPAFHSVATQLHVLGETRGAAES, encoded by the coding sequence GTGTCGGACCCGATGCGCCCGCCCGTGTCCCACCAGCACCCTCAGCCGACGTCGCTGCGCTCCGATCCTTCCCGACCCCGCGCCTCCCTGCGTACCGCCGTGGTCTGGGAGGTCCTCCAGGACGCCCTCGACCGCCGGGTGAAGGCCACCGGACGGGAGTCTCTGGACGTGCTGGACACCGGGGGCGGCAGCGGCAAGTTCGCGGTGCCCGTGGCCCGCCTCGGCCACCGCGTCACCGTCGTCGACCCCAGCCCGAACGCGCTGTTCGCGCTGGAGCGCCGGGCCGCCGAGGCCGGTGTCGCCGACCGCGTGCGGGGCGTCCAGGGCGATGCGCACGGCCTCTTCGACGTCGTCGAGCGCGGCGGATACGACGCCGTGCTCTGCCACGGCGTCCTGGAGTACGTGGACGACCCCGCCGAGGGCATCGGCAACGCGGTCGCCGCGCTGCGCCGGGAGGGCGTGCTCAGCCTGCTCGCCGCGGGCCTTGGCGGCGCGGTGCTCGCGCGGGCCCTCGCCGGGCACTTCAAGGAGGCCCGGCAGGCGCTCGACGACCCGAACGGACGCTGGGGCGAGGGCGATCCGGTGCCTCACCGCTTCACCGCCGAGCAGCTCACCGCGCTCGTCGAGGGAGCGGGCCTGGAGGTCGCCGCGGTGCACGGTGTTCGGGTCTTCGCCGACCTGGTCCCCGGTGTCCTCGTCGACACCGAACCCGGCGCCCTCGACGCCCTGCTCAAGCTGGAGGCCGCGGCCGCCGAACTGCCCGCCTTCCACTCCGTCGCCACGCAACTTCATGTGCTGGGTGAGACGCGAGGGGCCGCCGAGTCCTGA
- a CDS encoding DUF3040 domain-containing protein: MPLSEHEQRMLEQMERALYAEDPKFASALEGSGLRTYTRRRVYQAVAGFLVGIALLMAGMVAQQIWVSVVGFLVMLGCAVLAVTGWRKAPKPGEQPTGAAGSAGARRQTRQRRSMMDRIEQRWQRRRDEQGGH, encoded by the coding sequence GTGCCGCTCTCAGAGCACGAGCAGCGCATGCTCGAGCAGATGGAGCGAGCGCTGTACGCCGAAGATCCCAAGTTCGCGTCAGCGCTTGAGGGAAGCGGGCTGCGTACGTACACCCGGCGGCGGGTCTACCAGGCGGTCGCGGGCTTTCTAGTGGGTATCGCGCTCCTCATGGCCGGAATGGTCGCACAGCAGATCTGGGTCAGCGTGGTGGGGTTCCTCGTCATGCTGGGCTGCGCGGTGCTCGCCGTCACCGGTTGGCGCAAGGCCCCCAAGCCGGGTGAGCAGCCCACCGGTGCCGCAGGCTCCGCCGGTGCGCGTCGACAGACACGACAGCGCCGCTCCATGATGGACCGAATCGAACAGCGCTGGCAGCGCCGTCGTGACGAGCAGGGGGGCCACTGA
- a CDS encoding transglutaminase TgpA family protein produces MSGRARLALCAWAATIMAACALLPLVDPATWIFQAALMLGVQSGVGALTRRVPLARPLTVAAQALVALMMLTLVFAREQAVAGIVPGPEAFQHFATLLQTGTEDIGRYAIPAPLSDGIQLMIIGGVLVIGLMVDALAVTFRSAAPAGLPLLALYSVAAGLSDGAAWLWFVLASGGYLLLLLTESRDRLSQWGRVFGGAPHGPRAESASGAVAPVRTGRRIGAVALGIALVVPLGLPALDGGLLDGAGTGIGSGSGGGGTISAVNPVVSLRDSLNVDEDRQVLSYRTNTDNVQEMYLRIVSLDDFDGTSWKPTERSITEVPDDFGTPTGLASDVKRTSIETRIVAAEDYEQNWLPMPYPVTGVDIDGDWRYEPVGRTLVGDHGQDTKGAQYQIESLIVQPTAEQLSSAPEPPPSLRREYTKVPASLPSVVARTALEVTKGATNNYERAVKLQDWFAFSGEFTYDTEVRAGTGARAIARFLEEKEGFCVHFSFSMAAMARTLGIPARVAVGFTPGTPQANGTMSVGLRDAHAWPELYFEGVGWTRFEPTPNRGTTPPYTVPEDSGTSGLPDVPRPSQSASTVPSAEPSASESCTPQEAKLGACASESAAAVAGSDDDEDSLWGLLFFSPWTLLTLPGALVVVAIPLLPMLWRLRVRSVRLGAHDGAVPAHGPAASRHVTDEGGSSDGSPSSPVRATAYGRTEAAAAHALAAWQEVTDTAWDYGIAPDESQTPRKAAARIVRLGQLEPPTAEAVHRVAAAVEQVLFAPRPQIPSGLARDAHQVGLGLRAHAGRRTKLRALLLPRSTIRVAWALSARWADTRDDLLSRVPTLRLPWRRPSPSQNS; encoded by the coding sequence ATGAGCGGTCGGGCGAGGCTGGCGCTGTGCGCCTGGGCTGCCACGATCATGGCGGCGTGCGCGCTGCTGCCGCTGGTCGACCCGGCGACCTGGATCTTCCAGGCGGCCCTCATGCTGGGTGTGCAGAGCGGCGTGGGCGCGCTCACCCGGCGGGTCCCGCTGGCGCGGCCGCTGACCGTGGCCGCGCAGGCGCTGGTGGCGCTGATGATGCTGACCCTGGTCTTCGCCCGGGAGCAGGCGGTGGCCGGGATCGTCCCCGGGCCGGAGGCGTTCCAGCACTTCGCGACGCTGCTGCAGACCGGCACCGAGGACATCGGGCGGTATGCGATCCCGGCGCCGTTGAGCGACGGCATCCAGCTGATGATCATCGGCGGGGTCCTGGTGATCGGCCTCATGGTCGACGCGCTCGCGGTGACGTTCCGAAGCGCGGCTCCGGCCGGTCTGCCGCTGCTCGCGCTGTACTCGGTCGCCGCGGGACTCTCCGACGGCGCCGCCTGGCTGTGGTTCGTGCTGGCGTCCGGCGGCTATCTGCTGCTGCTCCTGACCGAGAGCCGCGACCGGCTCTCGCAGTGGGGCCGGGTCTTCGGCGGCGCACCGCACGGCCCGCGCGCGGAGTCCGCGAGCGGCGCCGTCGCCCCGGTGCGCACCGGGCGGCGCATCGGCGCGGTCGCGCTGGGCATCGCCCTGGTGGTGCCGCTCGGGCTGCCCGCCCTCGACGGCGGGCTGCTGGACGGCGCGGGCACCGGCATCGGCTCAGGCTCCGGTGGCGGCGGCACGATCTCCGCGGTGAACCCCGTGGTGTCGCTGCGCGACAGCCTGAACGTGGACGAGGACCGCCAGGTCCTGTCCTATCGCACCAACACGGACAACGTGCAGGAGATGTATCTGCGGATCGTCTCCCTGGACGACTTCGACGGCACCTCCTGGAAGCCGACCGAGCGCTCCATCACCGAGGTGCCGGACGACTTCGGCACCCCGACCGGCCTCGCCTCCGACGTCAAGCGGACCTCGATCGAGACCCGGATCGTCGCGGCGGAGGACTACGAGCAGAACTGGCTGCCGATGCCGTATCCGGTGACCGGCGTGGACATCGACGGCGACTGGCGGTACGAGCCCGTGGGCCGCACCCTCGTCGGTGACCACGGCCAGGACACCAAGGGCGCGCAGTACCAGATCGAGAGCCTGATCGTGCAGCCCACCGCGGAGCAGCTCTCCTCGGCGCCGGAGCCGCCGCCGTCCCTGCGGCGGGAGTACACCAAGGTGCCCGCCTCGCTGCCATCGGTGGTGGCGCGGACCGCGCTGGAGGTCACCAAGGGCGCGACGAACAACTACGAGCGGGCCGTCAAGCTGCAGGACTGGTTCGCGTTCAGCGGCGAGTTCACCTACGACACCGAGGTGCGGGCCGGCACGGGCGCGCGGGCGATAGCCCGGTTCCTGGAGGAGAAGGAGGGCTTCTGCGTCCACTTCTCCTTCTCGATGGCGGCGATGGCCCGCACCCTGGGCATACCGGCCCGGGTGGCCGTGGGCTTCACTCCCGGTACCCCGCAGGCGAACGGCACGATGTCGGTGGGGCTGCGCGACGCGCACGCCTGGCCCGAGCTGTACTTCGAGGGTGTGGGCTGGACCCGCTTCGAGCCGACCCCCAACCGGGGCACGACTCCTCCGTACACGGTGCCGGAGGACTCCGGCACCAGCGGCCTGCCCGATGTGCCCCGTCCCTCGCAGTCGGCGTCCACGGTGCCGTCGGCCGAGCCGTCGGCGAGCGAGAGCTGCACTCCGCAGGAGGCGAAGCTGGGGGCCTGCGCGAGCGAGTCCGCGGCGGCCGTGGCGGGGTCCGACGACGACGAGGACTCGCTCTGGGGTCTGCTGTTCTTCTCGCCCTGGACCCTGTTGACCCTTCCGGGGGCGCTGGTGGTGGTGGCGATCCCGTTGCTGCCGATGTTGTGGCGGCTGCGGGTCAGGTCCGTACGGCTCGGCGCGCACGACGGTGCGGTCCCGGCCCATGGGCCGGCCGCTTCGCGGCATGTGACCGACGAAGGGGGCTCTTCGGACGGATCCCCGTCGTCGCCGGTCAGGGCCACCGCGTACGGCCGTACGGAGGCCGCGGCGGCCCATGCGCTGGCCGCCTGGCAGGAGGTGACCGACACGGCGTGGGACTACGGGATCGCGCCGGACGAGTCGCAGACGCCCCGTAAGGCGGCGGCGCGGATCGTGCGGCTCGGGCAGCTCGAACCGCCGACCGCGGAGGCGGTGCATCGGGTGGCGGCGGCGGTGGAGCAGGTCCTCTTCGCTCCGCGTCCGCAGATCCCTTCGGGCCTCGCCCGGGACGCGCACCAGGTCGGGCTCGGACTGCGGGCGCACGCCGGCCGCCGGACGAAGCTCCGGGCACTGCTGCTGCCGCGTTCGACCATCCGGGTTGCCTGGGCCCTCTCCGCCCGCTGGGCGGACACCAGGGACGACCTGCTGTCCCGCGTCCCGACGCTACGGCTGCCCTGGCGACGGCCCTCGCCAAGCCAGAACAGCTGA
- a CDS encoding DUF58 domain-containing protein: MTTAGPAPTPEQDKGGLRTALAGLTTRGRSFLAAGIAAAICAYVLGQSDLLRVGLLLAVLPLVCATVLYRTRYRVAGSRRLSPARVPAGSEARVHLRMDNVSRLPTGLLMLQDRVPYVLGPRPRFVLDRVEAGGRREVSYRVRSDLRGRYPLGPLQLRLTDPFGMCELTRSFSTYDTLTVIPRVEALSPVRLNGEAKGYGDGRQRSLALAGEDDVIPRGYRHGDDLRRVHWRSTARYGELMVRREEQPQRARCTVLLDTRAEAYLGAGPDSAFEWAVSGAASMLVHMLERGFSVRLLTDTGNSVPGEGADGFAGASQESADAAGLMMDTLAVIDHSDGTGLSPAYDVVRGGNEGLLVAFLGDLDEEQATVIGKMRQRSGGAVAFLLDSEAWTTEPGEVPGAGGASEESVRLLHEAGWTALTVPRGASLTDLWRQADRQRTGVMSGIGREGRS, encoded by the coding sequence ATGACCACCGCCGGGCCGGCGCCCACCCCTGAGCAGGACAAGGGCGGGCTGCGCACGGCCCTCGCCGGCCTCACCACCCGCGGGCGTTCCTTCCTGGCCGCCGGCATAGCCGCCGCGATATGCGCGTACGTCCTCGGGCAGAGCGATCTGCTCCGGGTCGGCCTGCTGCTCGCCGTGCTGCCGCTGGTCTGCGCGACCGTGCTGTACCGCACCCGCTACCGGGTCGCGGGCAGTCGCCGCCTCTCCCCCGCGCGCGTGCCCGCCGGCAGTGAGGCCCGCGTCCATCTGCGGATGGACAACGTCTCGCGGCTGCCCACCGGGCTGCTGATGCTCCAGGACCGGGTGCCGTACGTGCTCGGTCCGCGCCCCCGGTTCGTCCTGGACCGGGTGGAGGCGGGCGGTCGCCGCGAGGTGTCGTACCGCGTCCGTTCGGATCTGCGCGGCCGCTATCCGCTGGGCCCGCTCCAGCTGCGCCTGACCGACCCGTTCGGCATGTGCGAGCTGACCCGGTCCTTCTCGACGTACGACACGCTGACGGTGATCCCGCGCGTGGAGGCGCTGTCACCGGTACGGCTGAACGGGGAGGCGAAGGGGTACGGCGACGGTCGGCAGCGCTCGCTGGCGCTGGCCGGCGAGGACGACGTGATCCCGCGCGGCTACCGGCATGGCGACGACCTGCGCCGGGTGCACTGGCGTTCGACCGCACGCTACGGCGAGCTGATGGTGCGCCGCGAGGAGCAGCCACAGCGCGCCCGCTGCACGGTACTGCTGGACACCCGGGCCGAGGCGTATCTCGGCGCGGGTCCGGACTCGGCCTTCGAGTGGGCCGTCTCCGGCGCCGCGTCCATGCTGGTGCACATGCTCGAACGGGGCTTCTCCGTACGACTGTTGACGGACACGGGCAACTCGGTGCCCGGCGAGGGCGCCGACGGGTTCGCGGGCGCGAGCCAGGAGTCCGCCGACGCGGCCGGACTGATGATGGACACCCTCGCGGTGATCGACCACTCGGACGGCACGGGCCTGTCACCCGCGTACGACGTGGTGCGCGGCGGCAACGAGGGGCTGCTGGTCGCCTTCCTCGGCGACCTCGACGAGGAGCAGGCGACGGTGATCGGCAAGATGCGTCAGCGCAGCGGCGGGGCGGTCGCCTTCCTCCTGGACAGCGAGGCGTGGACGACCGAACCGGGCGAGGTGCCGGGGGCCGGGGGCGCGAGCGAGGAGTCGGTGCGCCTGCTGCACGAGGCGGGCTGGACGGCGCTGACCGTGCCGCGCGGCGCCTCGCTGACGGACCTGTGGCGCCAGGCGGACCGGCAGCGCACCGGCGTGATGTCCGGGATCGGTAGGGAGGGGCGGTCATGA